The following are encoded in a window of Brachyhypopomus gauderio isolate BG-103 chromosome 18, BGAUD_0.2, whole genome shotgun sequence genomic DNA:
- the LOC143481745 gene encoding NACHT, LRR and PYD domains-containing protein 3-like — MEASTPIETNIADQTNIAAQTNIAAQTNIAAQTNITDQTNIAAQTNIADQTNIAAQTNITAQTGGNVCAPQIHGSHFHAPVIMNFPYGVLSLPDKENSNSSLATPALNKELVSVYQQKLKHKLLEKCKRINEGIADHGRSMILNEIYTELYITEGGSGEVNNEHEVRQIETASRRPATQETPIKCNDLFKDKTIRRVLTKGVAGIGKTVSVQKFILDWAEGRANQDVLFIFPLPFRELNLINEKKTLMDLLHDFFPETKQLHFIPCDTFKVIFIFDGLDEYKHPLDFQNNENLWDVTKSALVDVLLTNLIKGNLLPSALLWITSRPAAANPDCVPPDCVDLVTEVRGFSDPQKEEYFRKRISDQILANRIITHIKSSRSLYIMCYIPVFCWVAATVLEEMLKQRVGQSEAEGGEIPKTLTQMFTHFLIFQIKHKSRKYGKTDTDFDQTRKSVLALGKLAFQQLEKGNLIFYEKDLRECGIDVKEVSVYSGVCTQIFREVSVRRLGKVFSFVHLSVQEFLAALYAFLSFISKNTNVLEQQTTTFLQVLLDYFFQSTSMSDFLKNAVDKALQSENGHLDLFLRFLLGLSLESNQTLLQDLLTQTGSSSHNKEETVKYIKEKIRENPSPEKFINLFHCLNELNDHSLVQEVQIYVNSAQYRRLCGASLSPVQWSALVFVLLISEDELDEFDLNKYDPSEKCLLRLLPVVTASRKADLSGCSITEEGCAALCSALRSNPPPHLRELNMTANELGDSGVKQLSALLEYSHCALEKLHLSGCRITEEGCAALCLALRSNPSSHLRELKLNSNYPGNSGMKQLSALLEDPHCKLEKLDLSGCGISEEGFAALCSALRSNPSSHLRELNLNRIYPGDSRVKQLSALLEDLQCKLEILHVCWCRITEEGCAALCSALRSNPSSHLRELNLNHNEPGDSGVKQLSALLEDPHCKLEILDLSNCSITEEGCAALCSALRSNPSSHLRELNLNYNEPGDADVKQLSALLKDPHCKLKKLHIRSPYVKTTVD; from the exons ATGGAGGCTTCCACTCCAATCGAGACCAACATTGCAGATCAGACCAACATCGCAGCTCAGACCAACATCGCAGCTCAGACCAACATCGCAGCTCAGACCAACATCACAGATCAGACCAACATCGCAGCTCAGACCAACATCGCAGATCAGACCAACATCGCAGCTCAGACCAATATCACAGCTCAGACAGGAGGGAACGTCTGTGCTCCTCAGATCCATGGGAGTCACTTTCATGCACCAGTGATAATGAACTTTCCATATGGAG TGCTCTCTCTTCCAGATAAGGAAAACTCCAATTCCAGCCTGGCGACTCCGGCACTCAATAaag AGCTGGTCTCTGTATATCAACAAAAGCTCAAACACAAACTACTGGAGAAATGTAAAAGAATAAATGAAGGAATCGCAGATCACGGAAGATCAATGAttctgaatgagatctacacagagctctacatcacagagggagggagtggagaggtcaataatgaacatgaggtgagacagattgagacagcatccaggagaccagcaacacaggagacaccaATCAAATGTAATGACCTCTTTAAAGACAAAACCATCAGAAGagtgctgactaaaggagttgctggaattgggaaaacagtctctgtacagaagttcattctggactgggctgaaggaagagccaatcaggatgtCCTCTTtatatttccacttccttttagggagctgaatttgataAACGAAAAAAAGACTCTGATGGATCTCCTTCATGACTTTTttccagaaacaaaacaacTACATTTTATACCCTGTGATACTTTCAAAGTCATTTTCATCTTTGACGGTCTAGACGAATATAAGCATCCTCTAGATTTTCAAAACAATGAAAATTTGTGGGATGTAACAAAGTCAGCCTTAGTGGATGTGCTCTTGACAAACCTCATCAAAGggaatctgcttccctctgctctcctctggataacatctagaccagcagcagccaatccTGATTGTGTCCCTCCTGATTGTGTTGACCTGGTAACAGAGGTACGAGGGTTCAGTGAccctcagaaagaggagtacttcaggaagagaatcagtgaTCAGATTCTGGCCAATAGAATCATCACACACATCAAGTCATCAAGAagcctctacatcatgtgctacattccagtcttctgttgggttgcagccactgttctagaggAAATGTTGAAGCAGAGAGTGGGGCAGAGTGAAGCAGAGGgtggagagatccccaagactctgactcagatgttcacacacttcctgatctttcagatcaaacacaagagcagaaagtatggTAAAACTGACACTGATTTTGACCAAACTAGAAAGAGTGTTctggcactgggaaaactggcaTTCCAACAGCTGGAAAAGGGCAACCTGATCTTTTATGAGAAAGACCTGAGAGAGTGTGGCATTGATGTCAAAGAAGTGTCAGTGTACTCGGGAGTGTGTACACAAATCTTCAGAGAGGTGTCTGTGCGGCGCCTGgggaaggtgttcagctttgtacatctgagtgttcaggagtttctggctgccttatatgcatttctctccttcatctccaaAAACACAAATGTGCTGGAACAGCAAACCACTACATTCCTACAGGTCTTACTTGATTATTTTTTCCAAAGCACATCAATGTCTGACTTCCTTAAGAAtgcagtggacaaggccttacagagtgagaatggacacctggaccttttcctccgcttccttctgggtctctcactggagtccaatcagactctcttacaagacctactgacacagacaggaagcagctctcacaacaaagaggaaacagtcaagtacataaaggagaagatcagggagaatccctctccagagaaattcatcaatctgttccactgtctgaatgaactgaatgatcattctctaGTGCAGGAAGTACAAATATACGTTAACAGTGCACAATACCGTCGTCTTTGTGGAGCCAGTCTCTCTCCTGTtcagtggtcagctctggtgtttgtgttgctgatcTCAGAAGATGAGCTGGATGAGTTTGATCTGAATAAATATGATCCATCAGAGAAATGTCTACTGAGACTGCTGCCAGTGGTGACAGCATCCAGAAAAGCTGA tctgtctggctgcagtataacagaggaaggctgtgctgctctgtgttcagctctgagatcaaaccccccaccacacctgagagagctgaatatGACCGCCAATGAactaggagactcaggagtgaagcagctctctgctctactggagtaTTCACACTGTGCACTTGAAAAACTACA tctgtctggctgccgtattacagaggaaggctgtgctgctttgtgtttagctctgaggtcaaacccctcatcacacctgagagagctgaaactgaacagcAATTATCCAGGAAACTCAGGaatgaagcagctctctgctctactggaggatccacactgtaaactggagaaactaga TCTCTCTGGCTGCGGTATTTCAGAGGAAGGctttgctgctctgtgttcagctctgaggtcaaacccctcatcacatctgagagagctgaatctgaaccgAATTTACCCAGGAGACTCaagagtgaagcagctctctgctctactggaagaCTTACAATGTAAACTGGAAATACTACA tgtgtgttggtgcagaattacagaggaaggctgtgctgctttgtgttcagctctgaggtcaaacccctcatcacacctgagagagctgaatctgaaccacaatgaaccaggagactcaggagtgaagcagctctctgctctactggaggatccacactgtaaactggaaatACTAGA tctgtctaactgcagtattacagaggaaggctgtgctgctctgtgttcagctctgagatcaaacccctcatcacacctgagagagctgaatctgaactacaatgaaccaggagatgcagacgtgaagcagctctctgctctactgaaggatccacactgtaaactgaagaaactaca TATCAGGTCACCATATGTCAAAACTACTGTAGATTGA
- the LOC143482352 gene encoding uncharacterized protein LOC143482352 produces MALLLANSRRKRSVWTFRRASQWWDVIVPEFTCTQWLQNFRMSRDAFDSLSNKLRPALERQDTTFRVCVPVNKRVAIALWKLATGSEYRSIGHLFGVSTTTACRCVQDFCAAAETLLVPEQIRYPDERRFRDMAEYIQTRWGLPHCVGAIDGSHIPIIAPRLCHTDYFNRKGWHSIILQGVVDGKGLFWNVMAGLPGSMHDARVLRLSMLWELATRGNLFPAGVRTTSAMPAGYYILGDSAYPLQKWLLKPFQDIGNLTKEQQIFNQHISRTRVVVENAFGRLKGRWRCLLKRNDCDIQLVKSMVLVCCALHNLCESYGETYDTTWDVPATAAQQPVAAMAEGVEGCDGRDAHNALMQYICHNS; encoded by the coding sequence ATGGCTTTATTGTTGGCTAATAGCCGTCGCAAACGCTCAGTGTGGACATTCCGACGAGCGTCTCAGTGGTGGGACGTTATTGTTCCTGagttcacatgcacacagtggCTACAGAACTTCAGGATGTCCCGAGACGCGTTTGACTCCCTCAGCAACAAATTGCGTCCAGCCCTGGAGCGACAAGACACAACTTTTCGAGTGTGTGTGCCCGTAAACAAAAGAGTGGCAATAGCACTTTGGAAGCTTGCTACGGGCTCGGAGTACAGAAGCATAGGCCATCTGTTTGGAGTCAGCACTACAACtgcgtgcaggtgtgtgcaggattTCTGTGCTGCAGCAGAGACACTACTGGTACCTGAGCAGATTCGTTATCCAGATGAACGGCGATTCAGGGATATGGCagagtacatacagactagaTGGGGACTCCCACATTGTGTGGGTGCTATTGATGGCTCCCACATACCCATCATTGCCCCACGACTGTGTCACACCGACTACTTCAACCGCAAAGGCTGGCACTCAATAATCCTCCAAGGTGTAGTCGATGGAAAGGGTCTCTTCTGGAATGTAATGGCTGGACTGCCCGGGAGTATGCATGATGCTCGAGTGCTAAGACTGTCCATGCTGTGGGAGTTGGCCACCCGGGGAAATCTATTTCCAGCAGGTGTCAGGACAACCAGTGCCATGCCCGCTGGCTATTACATCCTTGGAGACTCTGCCTACCCCTTACAAAAGTGGCTTTTGAAGCCATTTCAGGACATCGGAAACCTCACAAAAGAGCAGCAGATCTTCAATCAACATATCAGTCGCACACGTGTTGTTGTTGAGAATGCTTTTGGCAGACTTAAGGGTAGATGGCGCTGCCTTCTGAAAAGAAATGACTGTGACATCCAACTTGTGAAATCAATGGTGTTGGTATGCTGCGCTCTGCATAATTTGTGTGAAAGTTATGGAGAGACATATGACACTACATGGGATGTGCCAGCTACTGCTGCACAGCAGCCAGTGGCAGCAATGGcagagggtgtggaggggtgtgatgGTAGAGATGCTCACAATGCACTGATGCAATATATCTGTCATAACAGTTAA